The Setaria viridis chromosome 6, Setaria_viridis_v4.0, whole genome shotgun sequence genome contains a region encoding:
- the LOC117859891 gene encoding mitochondrial import inner membrane translocase subunit TIM17-3 produces the protein MVKLRPYVEISDYRYRLIDYVGDGFVLGASFGSAFHFIRGLRNSPDGGRLAGGVRAVRTNVPRVAGRGGACLALFWAVESATCLARRRDDLWNSIAAGAATGGLFNVHRGAPAATLFALLGAASFVGLAGALWSVDLWNSRLFDHFAEVELNRGSPADPIVGSIEYRSKDHGTTDLFAMELNSEMAAKDDA, from the exons ATGGTGAAGCTGAGGCCCTACGTTGAGATCTCGGATTACCGCTATCGCCTCATCGATTACGTGGGCGACGGCTTCGTGCTCGGCGCATCGTTTGGCTCCGCCTTCCACTTCATCAGGGGCCTCCGCAATTCGCCTGACGGTGgacgcctcgccggcggcgtccgtgCCGTCCGCACGAACGTCCCTCGCGTcgccgggaggggcggcgcctgctTAGCCTTATTCTGGGCCGTCGAGAGCGCCACGTGCCTCGCGCGACGGAGAGACGACCTCTGGaactccatcgccgccggcgccgcgaccGGTGGCTTATTCAATGTGCACCggggcgcccccgccgccacgctCTTCGCGCTCCTCGGCGCCGCATCGTTCGTCGGACTTGCGGGCGCCTTGTGGAGCGTTGATTTGTGGAACAGCCGCCTCTTCGATCACTTCGCCGAAGTCGAGTTGAATCGCGGCTCGCCAGCGGATCCAATCGTTGGATCCATTGAGTACAG GTCAAAAGATCACGGGACAACAGATCTTTTCGCTATGGAGCTGAACTCTGAAATGGCTGCTAAGGATGATGCATGA